A stretch of Primulina tabacum isolate GXHZ01 chromosome 13, ASM2559414v2, whole genome shotgun sequence DNA encodes these proteins:
- the LOC142521820 gene encoding uncharacterized protein LOC142521820: MIKNTQEEGFAAAINSAKEIASNIRVDPVFPERRQASRKRQFDEVANTEREPQTAEECFRTDYFLVVVDIALLELRSRFEQLNNFEEMFGFLLDGKQLMALDEDYLRKCCVNLESALKKDDASDIDAHDLLLELQMLQEMLPLEAYDTNKSWTVIKILEFALKMDVFPTVVVAYQILLTIPVTVASAERSFSKLKLLKSYLRTTMSQERLNSLAIFCIKKDILEDISYDDIIDDFASKNARRVRFK; encoded by the exons ATGATAAAGAACACCCA GGAAGAAGGATTTGCAGCTGCCATAAATTCTGCTAAAGAAATTGCTTCCAATATTAGAGTCGACCCTGTATTTCCTGAGCGACGACAAGCTTCTAGAAAGAGACAGTTTGATGAGGTTGCTAATACTGAAAGAGAACCACAAACAGCTGAGGAATGCTTTAGGACTGATTATTTTCTTGTTGTGGTCGATATTGCTCTTTTGGAGTTGAGAAGTAGATTTGAGCAATTGAATAATTTTGAAgagatgtttggatttctgttGGATGGAAAACAGTTAATGGCATTGGATGAAGATTATTTGAGAAAATGTTGTGTGAATCTTGAATCTGCTTTGAAAAAGGATGATGCGTCTGATATTGATGCTCATGATCTGCTTTTAGAATTACAAATGTTGCAAGAGATGCTACCTCTTGAAGCTTACGACACAAATAAATCTTGGACAGTCATTAAAATTTTGGAGTTTGCATTGAAAATGGATGTTTTTCCTACAGTTGTGGTTGCGTATCAAATTTTATTGACTATTCCTGTAACTGTAGCATCAGCTGAGAGAAGCTTTTCcaagttaaaattattgaaatctTATTTGAGAACCACAATGAGTCAAGAGAGATTGAATAGTTTGGCGATCTTCTGCATCAAAAAAGACATACTGGAGGATATCTCATACGACGACATAATTGATGACTTTGCTTCAAAAAACGCAAGAAGAGTGCGTTTTAAATAA
- the LOC142521822 gene encoding uncharacterized protein LOC142521822, translated as MNKFKEIVKKNVDDNEAHMQSGKDAMSRCSSTCFRKIMNKLEPKLNERQQARIISTPFGKCISAKYLFDTHIDDLPKFFGYSWGDAAHRFLCDKISAHIGNLEGAIGRKTYLDGCVVGMMVFEIIPFGKELELFGHRRRNVNVSSKIKDEETTCKIRRLEKLVEDQFHDIQILRQMCCESNENTTKDGGDGRVDVKVDEGKHVDKNVSFEDFDTDLGGYNEVHHVDVVTDLIKCDDVGFTKLDMELNKVRMEDSSREVADERDDGNGVISSQEGKVNNVIYSIVKNVTTRTDRVKKRKPNMFVTPPSSTPRRKTKSDVECKEYRVISDEGETSVEDEKVSADKDESKLKNFRGRQDFCGCEEVSDKERNIIIKYLTWEKLSGTVWEGERFKICGIEFCDLLFGDALKDNIINCYMKIVSGYSRKMDEVLGALQR; from the exons ATGAATAAGTTTAAAG aaattgttaaaaaaaatgtcGATGATAATGAGGCTCATATGCAAAGCGGAAAAGATGCAATGTCACGATGTTCTTCTACTTGTTTTAGAAAAATAATGAACAAGCTTGAACCAAAACTCAATGAGAGGCAACAAGCAAGGATCATTAGTACTCCTTTTGGTAAATG TATTTCTGCTAAGTACCTATTTGACACCCACATTGATGATTTGCCGAAATTTTTTGGATATTCATGGGGAGATGCTGCCCATAGATTTTTATGCGATAAAATTTCTGCTCATATTGGGAATTTAGAAGGGGCAATAGGAAGGAAAACATACTTGGATGGTTGTGTTGTCGGGATGATG GTGTTTGAAATCATTCCATTTGGTAAGGAATTGGAGTTATTTGGTCATAGACGGAGAAATGTAAAT GTGTCATCTAAAATTAAGGATGAGGAAACAACATGCAAAATTAGGAGATTGGAAAAACTTGTGGAAGACCAATTCCATGATATTCAAATACTGAGACAAATGTGTTGTGAAAGTAATGAAAATACGACAAAGGATGGTGGTGATGGTCGGGTAGATGTTAAAGTTGATGAGGGAAAACATGTTGATAAGAATGTTTCTTTTGAAGATTTTGACACAGATTTAGGTGGATACAATGAAGTACATCATGTTGATGTTGTGACAGATTTGATTAAATGCGATGATGTTGGTTTCACTAAGTTAGATATGGAATTAAATAAGGTTCGCATGGAGGATTCTTCGAGAGAGGTAGCAGATGAAAGAGATGATGGTAATGGTGTCATTAGTTCACAAGAGGGCAAGGTCAACAATGTTATATATTCAATTGTGAAGAATGTAACGACAAGAACTGATCGTGTGAAAAAGAGAAAACCAAATATGTTCGTCACTCCCCCAAGTTCCACCCCAAGACGCAAAACAAAGTCCGATGTAGAATGCAAAGAGTATCGTGTAATTAGTGATGAG GGAGAGACAAGCGTAGAAGACGAGAAGGTATCCGCAGATAAAGATGAGTCAAAACTTAAAAATTTCAGAGGTAGACAAGATTTTTGTGGTTGCGAAGAAGTCTCGGACAAAGAGCGCAACATCATAATAAAGTATCTTACATGGGAAAAACTAAG TGGAACTGTGTGGGAAGGAGAAAGATTCAAAATTTGTGGCATTGAATTTTGTGATTTGTTGTTTGGGGATGCGTTGAaagacaatatcataaattgtTATATGAAAATTGTGAGTGGGTATAGTCGAAAAATG GATGAGGTATTGGGTGCATTACAGAGGTAG
- the LOC142523386 gene encoding uncharacterized protein LOC142523386 isoform X2: MTKLKTRALAPTTAAATVGNNVVSNNEFLTQGKSKGVLDIATVGLTESCNGLTVSNKSGHMDGINSDVTNVVLNSVNKEIATENQTTLGEPPRVQAAQSLHACHMSIYLKTIVWILFLGPVVVSMPSLLEHWSLLLNVESLR, encoded by the exons ATGACTAAATTGAAAACTCGTGCTCTTGCTCCAACCACTGCTGCGGCTACTGTTGGCAATAATGTGGTATCAAATAATGAGTTCTTGACTCAAGGGAAGAGCAAAGGGGTCCTGGATATTGCTACTGTAGGTTTGACAGAATCATGTAATGGACTTACAGTGAGCAACAAATCTGGACATATGGACGGAATTAACTCTGATGTTACAAATGTGGTTTTAAACAGTGTTAACAAGGAGATTGCTACTGAAAATCAAACAACACTTGGAGAGCCACCTCGTGTTCAAGCTGCCCAAAGCCTCCACGCGTGCCATATGTCAATCTATTTAAAGACAATCGTATG GATTCTTTTTCTCGGTCCAGTGGTTGTATCAATGCCATCATTGCTTGAACATTGGTCGCTTCTGCTCAACGTGGAAAGCCTCAG GTAG
- the LOC142523386 gene encoding uncharacterized protein LOC142523386 isoform X1: MTKLKTRALAPTTAAATVGNNVVSNNEFLTQGKSKGVLDIATVGLTESCNGLTVSNKSGHMDGINSDVTNVVLNSVNKEIATENQTTLGEPPRVQAAQSLHACHMSIYLKTIVWILFLGPVVVSMPSLLEHWSLLLNVESLRQITRRLSQRFP; encoded by the exons ATGACTAAATTGAAAACTCGTGCTCTTGCTCCAACCACTGCTGCGGCTACTGTTGGCAATAATGTGGTATCAAATAATGAGTTCTTGACTCAAGGGAAGAGCAAAGGGGTCCTGGATATTGCTACTGTAGGTTTGACAGAATCATGTAATGGACTTACAGTGAGCAACAAATCTGGACATATGGACGGAATTAACTCTGATGTTACAAATGTGGTTTTAAACAGTGTTAACAAGGAGATTGCTACTGAAAATCAAACAACACTTGGAGAGCCACCTCGTGTTCAAGCTGCCCAAAGCCTCCACGCGTGCCATATGTCAATCTATTTAAAGACAATCGTATG GATTCTTTTTCTCGGTCCAGTGGTTGTATCAATGCCATCATTGCTTGAACATTGGTCGCTTCTGCTCAACGTGGAAAGCCTCAG GCAGATAACAAGAAGATTATCCCAGAGATTTCCTTAA
- the LOC142523386 gene encoding succinate dehydrogenase assembly factor 1, mitochondrial isoform X3, with translation MGGGSSGPRLSGMQKQVLALYRGFLRAARTKSPEVRSKIESIVSAEFRYNSSQIDRKNFLYIEYLLRRGKKQLDQLNSPDTVGLSSLNVEVPQV, from the coding sequence ATGGGAGGAGGTTCCAGCGGGCCAAGGCTTTCAGGGATGCAGAAGCAAGTGCTTGCGTTATATCGAGGATTCTTGCGTGCAGCACGCACCAAATCTCCCGAAGTAAGAAGCAAAATCGAGTCAATAGTTTCAGCTGAGTTTCGCTACaattcctctcaaattgatcGCAAGAATTTTCTTTATATTGAGTACTTGCTTCGTCGAGGCAAGAAACAACTAGATCAGTTGAATAGCCCTGATACAGTTGGACTGTCATCCTTAAATGTTGAGGTTCCTCAAGTCTAA